A single region of the Streptomyces sp. NBC_00236 genome encodes:
- a CDS encoding NAD(P)H-dependent amine dehydrogenase family protein, with the protein MISTVVWGTGNVGRAAIRAVEAHPALKLAHVLVHDPGKVGRDAGALAGLDRDLGVAATDDIEAVLATSPRAVVYAASGDIRPDEALADITRAVAGGAVVVTPALYALYDQRGAPPELREPVLAAVAGGGGSLFVSGVDPGWGNDILPLLISGLGTTVDAIRCQEIFDYSTYDQPDSVRHLIGMGHPMEYEPLMLAASVPTMVWGGQIRLMARALGVELDDIRETMARRPLETTVTTRTMGEFEAGTQGAVRFEVQGIVEGEPRIVIEHITRIHPSCAPDWPSPPDGAGAHRVIIEGRPRIEVTVEATDEGENRSAGGNATAVGRLVNAIDWLVEAEPGLYDALDVPLRPAAGRLGRKQS; encoded by the coding sequence ATGATTTCCACGGTGGTCTGGGGAACCGGCAATGTCGGCCGCGCGGCCATCCGCGCCGTCGAGGCCCATCCGGCCCTGAAGCTCGCGCACGTACTCGTCCACGACCCCGGCAAGGTGGGCCGCGACGCGGGCGCCCTGGCCGGACTGGACCGCGATCTGGGCGTCGCGGCGACCGACGACATCGAGGCGGTGCTCGCCACGAGCCCCCGGGCCGTCGTGTACGCGGCCTCCGGCGACATCCGCCCCGACGAGGCACTGGCCGACATCACCAGGGCGGTGGCCGGGGGCGCCGTCGTCGTCACCCCGGCGCTGTACGCGCTCTACGACCAGCGCGGCGCCCCGCCCGAGCTGCGCGAACCGGTGCTGGCCGCCGTGGCCGGTGGCGGCGGATCGCTCTTCGTCTCCGGGGTGGACCCCGGCTGGGGCAACGACATACTGCCCCTGCTGATCAGCGGGCTCGGCACCACGGTCGACGCGATCCGCTGCCAGGAGATCTTCGACTACTCCACGTACGACCAGCCCGACTCGGTCCGCCATCTGATCGGCATGGGACACCCCATGGAGTACGAGCCGCTCATGCTCGCGGCCTCCGTCCCGACCATGGTGTGGGGCGGCCAGATACGCCTGATGGCCCGGGCCCTGGGCGTGGAACTCGACGACATCCGCGAGACCATGGCCCGGCGGCCGCTCGAAACCACCGTCACGACCAGGACGATGGGCGAGTTCGAGGCCGGCACCCAGGGTGCGGTCCGCTTCGAGGTGCAGGGCATCGTCGAGGGCGAACCCCGCATCGTCATCGAGCACATCACGCGCATTCATCCGTCGTGCGCCCCGGACTGGCCGTCGCCGCCCGACGGCGCCGGTGCCCACCGGGTGATCATCGAGGGACGCCCGCGCATCGAGGTGACCGTCGAGGCCACCGACGAGGGCGAGAACCGCTCGGCGGGCGGCAACGCCACCGCTGTCGGCCGGCTGGTGAACGCCATCGACTGGCTGGTGGAGGCGGAACCCGGACTCTACGACGCGCTCGACGTCCCCCTGCGTCCCGCAGCCGGCCGACTCGGAAGGAAGCAGTCATGA